In Gammaproteobacteria bacterium, a single genomic region encodes these proteins:
- the nrfD gene encoding polysulfide reductase NrfD: protein MSMINEKDINEQIAWAKINADVLRSMENPRKAYWISVAVCLAMLACAVVAEIYQYQVGMGPANLNNPHMWDMYIASFVFWIGMSHSGTLLSAILHIIHADWRKPIYRFAEAMTTFSLMTAGFFPIIHIGRLWNMYWVLPYVSDRGHWPNFRSPLVWDAFAISTYLSASMLFLFVGMIPDLAICRDNAKGWQKKLYTALSLGWSGTDRQWRNFRKTYMLMACFLIPLAVSVHSIVSSDFAMSIMPGWHVTTFPPYFVAGALYSGCAAIITLFVLLRYYFHFEEYMTKAIMEKTCKLTFAIAMVWTYLNLVEFASVWYGHDIYNKELLIAKAVGPYAWVFWTMIFCGSILPFALAVQKLRRHMPTMFVVSLGLNVGMFFERWMIVAPTLSMSHNPHQWDVMWGSIVEWAIVFGSFGWFGLLFLVFVKVFPSVSMYEVKEMVYHRRRHLVNEGAAKSLHRRASDAKPSEPGVEGA, encoded by the coding sequence ATGTCTATGATTAACGAAAAAGATATAAATGAACAAATTGCGTGGGCAAAGATTAATGCCGATGTCCTGCGCAGTATGGAGAATCCTCGCAAGGCGTACTGGATATCGGTTGCTGTGTGTCTGGCCATGCTGGCCTGTGCAGTGGTAGCGGAAATTTATCAGTATCAGGTGGGGATGGGGCCGGCGAACTTAAATAACCCACACATGTGGGATATGTATATTGCCTCCTTTGTATTCTGGATTGGTATGAGCCATTCGGGAACCTTGCTATCGGCTATATTGCATATTATTCATGCCGACTGGCGTAAGCCTATTTATCGGTTTGCCGAGGCCATGACCACGTTTTCACTCATGACGGCAGGTTTTTTCCCGATTATTCACATTGGTCGTTTGTGGAACATGTATTGGGTGTTACCGTATGTCAGCGACAGGGGGCATTGGCCTAATTTTCGCTCCCCACTGGTATGGGACGCGTTTGCAATCAGTACGTATTTGTCAGCGTCTATGTTGTTCCTGTTTGTGGGTATGATCCCCGATTTGGCTATTTGTCGAGATAACGCTAAAGGCTGGCAGAAAAAATTGTATACAGCCCTGTCATTGGGATGGAGCGGTACTGACCGGCAATGGCGGAACTTCCGTAAAACCTATATGTTGATGGCGTGTTTCCTGATTCCTCTGGCTGTATCGGTGCATTCCATCGTATCGTCCGACTTCGCCATGTCCATCATGCCCGGTTGGCACGTGACTACCTTCCCACCGTATTTCGTGGCCGGTGCTTTGTATTCCGGTTGTGCGGCTATTATCACCTTGTTTGTATTGTTGCGTTATTACTTCCACTTTGAGGAGTATATGACCAAAGCGATTATGGAAAAAACCTGTAAGCTGACTTTTGCGATCGCCATGGTTTGGACTTATCTGAACCTGGTGGAGTTCGCTTCTGTGTGGTATGGCCATGATATCTACAACAAAGAGTTGCTGATTGCCAAGGCGGTTGGACCCTATGCCTGGGTATTCTGGACCATGATTTTCTGTGGTTCCATCTTACCGTTTGCGCTGGCCGTACAAAAACTGAGACGTCACATGCCCACCATGTTCGTGGTATCCCTGGGATTGAACGTAGGTATGTTTTTTGAGCGGTGGATGATTGTAGCGCCTACCCTGTCCATGTCGCATAACCCGCATCAGTGGGATGTTATGTGGGGCAGTATTGTCGAATGGGCTATCGTATTTGGAAGCTTTGGTTGGTTCGGGTTGTTGTTCCTGGTGTTTGTAAAAGTATTTCCCTCCGTATCCATGTACGAAGTGAAAGAAATGGTTTATCACCGTCGCAGACATTTAGTAAATGAGGGTGCAGCCAAGAGTTTGCATCGTAGAGCAAGTGATGCAAAACCATCTGAACCTGGTGTGGAGGGTGCGTAA